In one Roseburia intestinalis L1-82 genomic region, the following are encoded:
- a CDS encoding TIM44-like domain-containing protein: MSKGTVTLLVIVFVVCISCGAGYAAYRIVREKLRRLSRMAFGTDSITEGLEQQAKELAVTPKSVSAMTRIFLPQIQRDFPDFHIEQFKDKVENALMLALQAISAADAGIFERQIKDGVSEEFLAQIKNRIRENETEAVTEHYEQIQIHQTEIANYEKKQGTCMITFQSAVGYLHYCEKAGKVLSGSKELTEQTRYNVQLMYIQNEKLAGMDNAVGTTCPNCGAPITNLGAAYCEYCGSAVTLLNLKVWTLHSFDETDYHHS; encoded by the coding sequence ATGAGTAAGGGAACGGTCACGCTCCTTGTGATTGTCTTTGTTGTCTGCATATCCTGTGGCGCGGGATATGCGGCATACCGGATCGTGCGGGAAAAACTGCGTAGATTGTCCCGCATGGCGTTTGGCACAGATTCCATCACAGAGGGATTAGAACAACAGGCAAAAGAGCTTGCGGTAACACCGAAATCCGTTTCTGCGATGACACGGATTTTTCTGCCGCAGATCCAGAGGGATTTTCCTGATTTTCATATCGAACAGTTTAAGGATAAAGTGGAAAATGCACTCATGCTGGCATTGCAGGCAATCTCTGCCGCAGATGCCGGCATTTTTGAAAGACAGATAAAAGATGGCGTTTCGGAAGAATTTTTAGCGCAGATCAAAAACAGAATCCGTGAAAATGAGACGGAGGCAGTCACAGAGCACTACGAACAGATACAGATTCATCAGACAGAGATTGCCAATTATGAGAAAAAGCAGGGTACCTGTATGATTACATTCCAGAGTGCAGTCGGGTATCTGCATTACTGTGAAAAAGCGGGAAAAGTCTTAAGCGGCAGTAAAGAGCTGACGGAACAGACCAGATATAATGTACAGCTTATGTATATTCAGAATGAAAAACTTGCAGGAATGGACAATGCAGTCGGAACTACCTGCCCGAACTGCGGTGCGCCGATCACAAATCTCGGCGCAGCTTACTGTGAGTACTGTGGTTCGGCGGTGACGCTTTTGAACCTGAAAGTATGGACATTACATAGTTTTGATGAGACGGACTATCATCATTCATAA
- a CDS encoding SPFH domain-containing protein: MGIIRAITQAIGGGLADQWLEVYEADDMGDNTVFTSGVLIRKGQNRKGTPDTVSNGSIIHVYDNQFMMLVDGGKIVDYTAEPGYYKVDNSSMPSMFNGEFGESLKETFNRFKFGGQTPTMQKVFFINLQEIKGIKFGTRNPINYFDNFYNAELFLRAHGTYSIKVTNPLQFYAEAIPKNQDHVEISSINEQYLSEFLEALQASINQMSADGTRISYVTSKARELGKYMANTLDEEWNQMRGMEIQSVGIASVSYDEESQKLINMRNEGAMLGGDFNVMRGMAVKNLTEGVRDAGSNAAGAMNGFMGVGMGMNAMNQTLSGLGALQTPQDQQGQMYGNAAQSQMAGGMNQGQNAGAMNQSQPNPAGSAAGTWTCECGRTNTGKFCSECGKPAPAPKNEWTCECGHVNTGKFCSECGKPAPAAEWTCECGQVNKGKFCSNCGKARD; the protein is encoded by the coding sequence ATGGGAATTATCAGAGCAATTACGCAGGCGATCGGCGGAGGTCTTGCCGATCAGTGGTTAGAAGTTTACGAAGCAGATGACATGGGGGACAACACTGTCTTTACGAGCGGTGTGCTGATCCGAAAAGGACAGAACCGGAAGGGAACGCCGGATACGGTCAGCAACGGTTCGATCATTCATGTGTATGACAATCAGTTCATGATGCTCGTAGACGGTGGAAAGATCGTAGATTACACGGCAGAGCCGGGATATTATAAAGTGGATAATTCATCCATGCCATCCATGTTCAACGGTGAATTTGGAGAATCTTTAAAAGAAACATTCAATCGTTTCAAATTCGGCGGACAGACGCCGACGATGCAGAAGGTATTTTTTATCAATCTGCAGGAGATCAAAGGAATCAAATTCGGTACCAGAAATCCGATCAATTATTTTGATAATTTTTATAACGCAGAATTGTTTTTGCGTGCACATGGAACTTATTCCATCAAAGTCACCAATCCGCTGCAGTTCTATGCGGAAGCCATCCCGAAAAATCAGGATCATGTGGAGATCTCATCCATCAATGAACAGTATCTGTCCGAGTTTTTAGAGGCACTGCAGGCATCCATCAACCAGATGTCAGCGGACGGAACCAGAATTTCCTATGTGACTTCAAAAGCAAGAGAACTTGGAAAGTATATGGCGAATACACTCGATGAAGAGTGGAACCAGATGCGCGGTATGGAGATCCAGAGTGTCGGTATTGCGAGCGTATCTTATGATGAGGAGTCCCAGAAACTCATCAACATGAGAAATGAGGGCGCAATGCTCGGTGGTGACTTCAATGTAATGCGCGGTATGGCAGTCAAAAATCTGACCGAGGGTGTGCGTGATGCAGGAAGCAATGCAGCAGGAGCCATGAACGGGTTTATGGGAGTCGGCATGGGCATGAATGCGATGAACCAGACGTTGTCAGGACTTGGCGCACTTCAGACACCGCAGGATCAGCAGGGGCAGATGTATGGAAATGCAGCACAGAGCCAGATGGCAGGAGGCATGAATCAGGGGCAGAATGCGGGAGCCATGAACCAGAGCCAGCCAAATCCGGCAGGCAGTGCAGCGGGCACATGGACCTGTGAGTGCGGCCGCACCAACACGGGAAAATTCTGTAGTGAATGTGGAAAACCAGCGCCTGCACCAAAGAATGAGTGGACATGTGAATGCGGCCATGTCAATACAGGAAAATTCTGCAGTGAGTGTGGAAAACCGGCACCGGCAGCAGAGTGGACGTGTGAATGTGGTCAGGTCAACAAAGGAAAATTCTGCAGTAACTGTGGAAAAGCGAGGGACTAA
- a CDS encoding TPM domain-containing protein, translating into MRQKRFLCLKGIVFAWLFTILLAAGGQHVCFAAEENVPQQTVYDDAALLTPEEIETLESELDAAGEKTGWNMLMLTTDDTNGKTTQEYADDFFDAIAENGDGVALLIDMQNREICISTGGIASRYLTDAHIEDILNDGYEPISDGEYEQCLSVMLKDVLVYYDEGIPSNQYEYEETDIEITPAEYVITSVVLALIPGAIVFLVLVLFCKLRNGKYKYDAHESGTVNIKKHSDVLVNTVVTHRHIEEKKAEDSGRSTVHTSSSGVKHGGGSKKF; encoded by the coding sequence ATGAGACAGAAAAGATTTTTATGTTTAAAGGGTATTGTATTTGCCTGGCTGTTTACGATTTTACTTGCAGCGGGCGGACAGCATGTATGCTTTGCAGCAGAAGAAAATGTTCCACAACAGACGGTATATGATGATGCTGCGCTTCTGACACCGGAAGAGATCGAGACGCTTGAGAGTGAACTGGACGCTGCGGGAGAGAAGACCGGATGGAATATGCTGATGTTGACGACGGATGACACAAATGGAAAAACCACGCAGGAATATGCGGATGATTTCTTTGATGCGATTGCAGAAAACGGTGATGGTGTTGCACTCCTGATCGATATGCAGAACCGTGAAATCTGTATTTCTACCGGTGGCATTGCAAGCAGGTATCTTACGGATGCGCATATTGAAGATATTTTAAATGACGGATATGAACCGATCTCAGATGGAGAATATGAACAGTGTCTGTCTGTAATGTTAAAAGATGTGCTGGTTTATTATGATGAAGGAATCCCGTCAAATCAGTATGAGTATGAGGAGACGGATATTGAGATCACGCCGGCAGAATATGTCATCACATCCGTTGTTTTAGCTCTGATCCCAGGCGCTATTGTATTCCTGGTGCTTGTACTATTTTGTAAATTAAGGAATGGCAAATATAAATATGACGCTCATGAGTCCGGAACAGTGAATATAAAGAAACACAGCGATGTGCTTGTGAACACTGTTGTGACACACCGTCATATAGAAGAGAAGAAAGCAGAAGACAGCGGCAGGAGTACGGTACATACGAGCAGCAGCGGCGTAAAACATGGTGGAGGCAGTAAAAAATTTTAA
- a CDS encoding ACT domain-containing protein, producing the protein MKEKGQYYVLKEKAVPEVLLKVVEAKRLIESGKIASVQEATEKVGISRSSFYKYKDDIFPFHDTAKGRTITLVIQLDDEPGLLSVVLKTVAEFHANILTIHQSIPINGIASLTLSVDVLPQTGDVAEMLEHIEEQEGIHYVKILARE; encoded by the coding sequence ATGAAAGAAAAAGGTCAGTATTATGTGCTGAAAGAAAAAGCAGTTCCGGAAGTCCTCTTAAAGGTGGTCGAGGCAAAGCGGCTGATTGAATCCGGTAAGATTGCATCCGTGCAGGAGGCAACAGAAAAAGTTGGCATCAGCAGGAGTTCTTTTTATAAATATAAAGATGATATTTTTCCATTTCATGACACGGCAAAAGGAAGGACGATCACATTAGTCATCCAGTTGGATGATGAACCGGGGCTGTTATCCGTTGTATTAAAGACCGTAGCAGAGTTTCATGCTAATATTCTTACGATACATCAGAGTATACCGATCAACGGTATCGCTTCTCTTACACTCAGTGTGGATGTCCTGCCACAGACTGGTGATGTGGCTGAAATGTTAGAGCACATTGAGGAACAGGAAGGCATCCATTATGTGAAAATTCTCGCAAGAGAATAA
- a CDS encoding homoserine dehydrogenase: MKAAVMGYGTIGSGVVEVLDINGSSIAKRVGEPVEIKYVLDLRDFPGDPIQDKIVHDYKTIAEDPEVKIVVETMGGVEPAYTFVKAMLEVGKHVTTSNKALVAAKGAELIALAKEKNVNFMFEASVGGGIPIIRPLNSCLTADEIEEITGIVNGTTNYMMTEMSEKGADFDEVLKDAQAKGYAEKDPTADIEGYDACRKIAILTSLVCGQQVDFEDIHTEGITHISATDIKYAKAMGRAIKLLATSKKTDGGYVAMVAPFLLPKEHPLYNVNGVFNAIFVHGNVLGDAMFYGSGAGKLPTASAVVADVVEMAKNVDKNIPVEWSSKKLELVDYRSAENRFFVRVSGTDKASVEKVFGNVEYIDAQGVTGELGFVTEVMTEEALENKKAAYGEVLNVIRVA; encoded by the coding sequence ATGAAAGCAGCAGTAATGGGATATGGAACAATCGGTTCTGGTGTTGTGGAAGTACTTGACATCAACGGAAGCAGCATAGCAAAACGTGTCGGAGAGCCGGTAGAGATCAAATATGTATTGGATTTAAGAGATTTTCCGGGAGATCCGATCCAGGATAAGATCGTACACGACTATAAGACGATTGCAGAAGATCCTGAGGTAAAGATCGTCGTTGAGACCATGGGAGGTGTGGAACCGGCTTATACCTTTGTAAAAGCAATGTTAGAGGTCGGAAAACATGTTACTACTTCAAACAAAGCGTTAGTAGCAGCAAAAGGAGCAGAGCTGATCGCACTTGCAAAAGAGAAAAATGTTAACTTTATGTTCGAAGCAAGCGTCGGTGGCGGTATCCCGATCATCCGTCCGTTAAATTCCTGTCTGACTGCTGATGAGATTGAGGAAATCACAGGAATCGTCAATGGAACAACGAACTATATGATGACTGAAATGTCAGAAAAAGGTGCTGATTTTGATGAGGTATTAAAAGATGCACAGGCAAAAGGATATGCGGAGAAAGATCCGACAGCCGATATTGAAGGGTATGATGCCTGCAGAAAGATTGCAATTCTGACATCACTTGTCTGTGGACAGCAGGTAGATTTTGAGGATATCCACACAGAAGGAATTACACATATCTCTGCGACCGATATTAAATATGCAAAAGCCATGGGAAGAGCCATTAAACTTCTTGCAACAAGCAAAAAAACAGATGGCGGATATGTGGCAATGGTAGCACCGTTCTTACTGCCGAAAGAGCATCCGTTATACAATGTAAACGGCGTATTCAATGCAATTTTTGTTCATGGAAATGTACTTGGGGATGCAATGTTTTACGGAAGCGGTGCCGGAAAACTTCCGACAGCCAGTGCGGTTGTAGCAGATGTTGTGGAGATGGCAAAGAATGTTGACAAGAATATACCGGTTGAGTGGAGCTCAAAGAAATTAGAGCTGGTAGATTACCGCAGCGCAGAGAACCGTTTCTTTGTCAGAGTGTCAGGTACAGATAAGGCATCTGTGGAAAAAGTATTTGGAAATGTAGAATATATTGATGCACAGGGTGTTACAGGAGAGCTTGGTTTTGTGACCGAAGTGATGACAGAAGAAGCTTTGGAGAACAAAAAAGCAGCATATGGGGAAGTGTTGAATGTCATTCGTGTAGCATAG
- a CDS encoding Hpt domain-containing protein, giving the protein MTLSECYEEMGADLHEVLRRLKTEERIGKFLKLILKDTNYESLCKALEEKNYEQAFTYIHNLKGLAMNLGLTPLLVPAQELCEELRDGEPERELKPLLDEVAAAYQKVLGIVERLD; this is encoded by the coding sequence ATGACGTTAAGTGAATGTTACGAAGAAATGGGCGCGGATCTGCACGAAGTGCTGCGGCGGCTAAAGACGGAGGAGAGGATCGGGAAATTTTTAAAACTGATTCTGAAGGATACGAATTATGAGTCGCTGTGTAAGGCGCTGGAAGAAAAGAATTATGAGCAGGCGTTTACATATATACATAATTTAAAGGGGCTGGCAATGAATCTGGGACTGACACCGCTTTTGGTTCCGGCACAGGAGTTATGCGAAGAACTTAGGGATGGCGAACCGGAAAGGGAGCTTAAACCGCTTTTGGATGAGGTGGCGGCGGCATATCAGAAAGTCCTTGGTATTGTCGAAAGACTTGACTGA
- a CDS encoding manganese efflux pump — MQVILLIIAVSVDVFVACVACGSEQIKIGSAAALCISTVCSGILGISLYAGMALQGVLLKKYALYLSFFGLLAVGIFKLTEYAIRKYIERHKFLCKKVKISFSQLSFILSIYNNPVMADRDHSATMSCVEAVFFALAMSLDGMFGGLGAGFTGKNIYFTVMGSFVVSFCAVLCGCRIGMQASKRWKTDVSWLGGVLFVILAFQKII; from the coding sequence GTGCAGGTAATTCTTTTGATCATAGCAGTCAGTGTGGATGTCTTTGTGGCATGTGTGGCGTGTGGGAGTGAGCAGATAAAGATCGGATCTGCGGCAGCGTTATGCATCAGCACGGTCTGCAGTGGAATATTAGGGATATCACTTTATGCGGGGATGGCGTTACAGGGGGTACTTTTAAAAAAATATGCATTATACTTAAGTTTTTTCGGACTGCTTGCAGTGGGAATTTTTAAGCTGACAGAGTATGCGATCAGAAAATATATTGAGCGTCATAAGTTCCTTTGCAAGAAAGTCAAAATCTCTTTTTCACAGCTCAGTTTTATTCTGAGTATCTACAACAATCCGGTAATGGCAGACCGCGATCACTCGGCGACGATGTCGTGTGTGGAGGCTGTATTTTTTGCACTTGCAATGTCATTGGACGGGATGTTTGGAGGACTTGGTGCAGGATTTACCGGAAAGAATATTTATTTTACAGTGATGGGAAGTTTTGTTGTCAGTTTCTGTGCCGTACTTTGCGGATGCAGGATTGGCATGCAGGCATCTAAGCGGTGGAAGACAGATGTATCATGGCTTGGCGGCGTGTTGTTTGTAATACTTGCGTTTCAGAAGATTATTTAA
- a CDS encoding carbamoyl phosphate synthase small subunit, with amino-acid sequence MKAHLILEDGNVFTGTSIGSTREVISEIVFNTSMTGYLEVLTDPSYAGQAVVMTYPLIGNYGITPDMESGRPWPDGYIVRELSRMPSNFREEGTIQDFLTKYDIPGIAGIDTRALTKILREKGTMNGMITTNNNYNIEEIIPRLKAYTTGNVVDKVTCSEKRVLKGNGKRVALLDLGAKNNIAQSLNKRGCEVTIYPAHTTAEEILATNPDGIMLSNGPGDPKECKEIIAEIKKLYDSDTPIFAICLGHQLMALATGADTHKMKYGHRGGNHPVKDLETGRVYISSQNHGYVVDTDTLDPVIAKPAFVNVNDGTNEGLSYVGKNIFTVQFHPEACPGPQDSAYLFDRFISMM; translated from the coding sequence ATGAAAGCTCATTTAATACTCGAAGATGGGAATGTATTTACCGGAACAAGTATAGGTTCTACTAGGGAAGTCATCAGTGAAATCGTATTTAATACGTCGATGACAGGTTATCTGGAGGTTCTGACTGACCCGTCGTATGCGGGACAGGCGGTTGTTATGACTTATCCGCTGATTGGAAATTATGGAATCACACCGGATATGGAGTCAGGCAGACCGTGGCCGGATGGATATATCGTAAGGGAGTTATCAAGAATGCCGAGTAACTTCCGTGAGGAGGGAACAATTCAGGATTTCCTCACGAAATATGACATTCCGGGTATAGCAGGGATCGACACCCGTGCACTGACCAAGATCCTTCGTGAGAAGGGAACCATGAATGGTATGATCACCACGAATAATAACTATAATATAGAAGAAATTATTCCCAGATTAAAAGCATACACGACAGGTAATGTTGTGGACAAAGTTACCTGCAGTGAAAAACGAGTATTAAAAGGAAATGGCAAGCGAGTTGCTTTGCTTGACCTTGGAGCAAAAAATAATATTGCCCAGTCTTTAAATAAACGCGGCTGTGAAGTGACGATCTATCCGGCACATACGACTGCAGAAGAGATCCTTGCAACAAATCCGGATGGAATCATGTTAAGCAACGGACCTGGAGATCCGAAGGAGTGCAAGGAGATCATTGCTGAGATCAAAAAATTATATGACTCCGATACACCAATCTTTGCAATCTGCTTAGGACATCAGCTGATGGCACTTGCAACCGGCGCTGACACACATAAGATGAAATACGGACACCGTGGCGGCAACCATCCGGTAAAAGATTTAGAAACCGGAAGAGTATATATTTCCTCCCAGAATCACGGTTATGTGGTAGATACGGATACACTTGATCCGGTGATCGCGAAACCGGCATTTGTGAATGTAAACGATGGAACCAATGAGGGACTTTCCTATGTAGGCAAAAACATTTTTACCGTACAGTTCCATCCGGAAGCGTGTCCGGGACCGCAGGATTCTGCATACCTGTTTGATCGTTTTATTTCGATGATGTAG
- the carB gene encoding carbamoyl-phosphate synthase large subunit yields MPRNHDIKKVLVIGSGPIVIGQAAEFDYAGTQACRSLKEEGVEVVLVNSNPATIMTDKDIADQVYIEPLTVSVLEKIIAKEKPDSVLPTLGGQAGLNLGMELEEKGILEKYNVRLIGTTAETIFKAEDRQAFKDTMEKIGEPCAASQVVHNVQDGIKFTNTIGYPVVLRPAYTLGGSGGGIAHNETELVEILTNGLRLSRVGEVLVERCIAGWKEIEYEVMRDANGNCITVCNMENIDPVGVHTGDSIVVAPSQTLGDKEYQMLRTSALNIISELNITGGCNVQYALNPDSFEYCVIEVNPRVSRSSALASKATGYPIAKVAAKIALGYTLDEIKNAITGKTYASFEPMLDYCVVKIPRLPFDKFITAKRTLTTQMKATGEVMSICNNFEGALMKAIRSLEQHVDSLMSYDFTGLSDKELDEQLHVVDDRRIWVIAEALRRGVSYDKIHEITKIDRWFIDKLAILVEMENQLKNEPLTVELLKEAKRIEFPDSVIAKLTGKTEKEIHDMRYENGIVAAFKMVDTCAAEFEASTPYYYSVFGSENEAIETNPKKKVLVLGSGPIRIGQGIEFDYCSVHCTWAFAKEGWETVIINNNPETVSTDFDIADKLYFEPLTPEDVESIVKLEKPDGAVVQFGGQTAIKLTESLMKMGVKILGTKAEDVDAAEDRELFDEILEKTQIPRAAGGTVYTAEEAKEVANRLGYPVLVRPSYVLGGQGMKIAFNDDEIEEFIGIINRIAQDHPILVDKYLQGKEIEVDAVCDGTDILIPGIMEHIERTGVHSGDSISVYPAPTISDHVKETIVEYTKRLAQALHVIGLINIQFIAMDEQVYVIEVNPRSSRTVPYISKVTGIPIVDLATKVIIGDTIRGLGYEPGLAPTADYIAIKMPVFSFEKLRGAEISLGPEMKSTGECLGIAKTFNEALYKAFLGAGVTLPKYKQMIMTVKDADKPEAVGVAKRFEALGYKIYATRSTAKYLQEHGVNALRVNKISQESPNVMDLILGHKIDLVIDTPTQGNGDKTRDGFLIRRNAIETGVYCITAMDTANALARSLETATDDLTPVDIATVKNL; encoded by the coding sequence ATGCCAAGAAATCATGACATAAAAAAAGTTTTAGTAATTGGTTCCGGCCCGATCGTAATCGGACAGGCTGCAGAGTTTGACTATGCAGGTACACAGGCATGCCGCTCATTAAAAGAAGAAGGCGTTGAGGTTGTGCTGGTAAACTCAAACCCGGCGACGATCATGACAGATAAAGATATTGCAGATCAGGTTTACATTGAGCCGCTTACGGTATCCGTCTTAGAGAAGATTATCGCAAAAGAAAAACCGGACAGCGTACTGCCGACTTTAGGTGGACAGGCCGGATTAAACCTCGGTATGGAATTAGAGGAAAAAGGCATACTTGAAAAATATAATGTCAGACTGATCGGTACAACAGCAGAGACGATTTTTAAAGCAGAGGACCGTCAGGCATTCAAAGATACCATGGAAAAGATCGGTGAGCCTTGTGCAGCATCCCAGGTCGTACACAACGTACAAGATGGTATCAAGTTTACCAATACCATTGGTTATCCGGTCGTACTTCGTCCGGCATATACGCTTGGCGGAAGCGGTGGTGGTATCGCACATAACGAGACCGAGCTGGTTGAGATCTTAACAAACGGTCTGCGTCTTTCCCGTGTCGGAGAGGTATTGGTAGAGCGTTGTATCGCAGGATGGAAAGAGATCGAGTATGAGGTAATGCGTGATGCGAACGGCAACTGTATCACCGTGTGTAACATGGAAAATATCGATCCGGTCGGTGTACATACCGGTGATTCCATCGTTGTTGCACCTTCCCAGACACTTGGCGATAAGGAATACCAGATGCTCCGTACATCTGCATTAAATATTATTTCCGAGTTAAATATCACCGGAGGATGTAACGTACAGTATGCATTGAATCCGGACAGCTTTGAGTACTGCGTCATCGAGGTTAACCCGCGTGTATCCCGTTCTTCTGCACTTGCATCCAAGGCAACCGGATATCCGATTGCAAAAGTTGCCGCAAAGATCGCATTGGGCTATACCTTAGACGAAATTAAAAATGCAATTACCGGAAAAACTTACGCAAGTTTCGAGCCGATGCTTGACTATTGTGTTGTAAAGATTCCGAGACTTCCATTTGATAAATTCATCACGGCAAAGAGAACCCTGACCACACAGATGAAGGCAACCGGAGAGGTTATGAGTATCTGCAATAACTTTGAGGGTGCATTGATGAAAGCAATCCGTTCCTTAGAGCAGCATGTGGACAGTTTAATGTCTTACGACTTTACCGGACTTTCCGATAAAGAGTTAGATGAGCAGCTGCATGTAGTGGATGACCGCCGTATCTGGGTGATCGCAGAGGCACTGCGCAGAGGCGTAAGCTATGACAAGATCCATGAGATCACGAAGATCGACCGCTGGTTTATTGACAAACTTGCCATCCTGGTTGAGATGGAAAACCAGTTAAAGAATGAGCCTTTGACTGTAGAATTATTAAAAGAAGCAAAACGCATCGAGTTCCCGGACAGCGTTATTGCAAAACTGACCGGAAAGACCGAAAAAGAGATCCATGACATGCGTTATGAAAATGGTATCGTGGCAGCATTCAAGATGGTAGATACCTGTGCCGCAGAGTTTGAGGCATCCACACCGTACTACTATTCCGTATTCGGAAGCGAGAACGAAGCCATTGAGACAAATCCGAAGAAAAAAGTACTTGTACTTGGTTCCGGACCTATCCGTATCGGACAGGGTATCGAGTTTGATTACTGCTCCGTACACTGTACCTGGGCATTTGCAAAAGAGGGATGGGAGACCGTCATCATCAACAACAACCCGGAGACCGTTTCCACTGACTTTGATATCGCAGACAAACTTTATTTTGAACCTTTAACACCGGAAGATGTAGAGAGCATCGTAAAACTGGAAAAACCGGATGGTGCTGTCGTACAGTTTGGTGGACAGACCGCGATCAAGTTAACCGAGAGCCTGATGAAGATGGGTGTTAAGATCCTTGGAACAAAAGCAGAGGATGTCGATGCGGCAGAGGACCGTGAGCTTTTCGATGAGATTCTGGAAAAAACACAGATTCCGAGAGCTGCAGGTGGAACTGTATATACCGCAGAGGAGGCAAAAGAAGTTGCAAACCGTCTCGGCTATCCGGTACTGGTAAGACCTTCCTATGTACTCGGTGGACAGGGTATGAAGATCGCATTCAACGATGATGAGATCGAGGAATTTATCGGCATCATCAATCGTATCGCACAGGATCACCCGATTCTCGTAGATAAATATTTACAGGGAAAAGAAATCGAGGTCGATGCTGTATGTGACGGAACCGATATCTTAATTCCTGGTATCATGGAGCATATCGAACGTACCGGTGTACACTCCGGAGACAGTATTTCCGTATACCCGGCACCGACGATCAGTGACCATGTAAAAGAGACAATCGTTGAGTATACGAAACGTCTGGCGCAGGCACTGCATGTCATCGGACTGATCAATATCCAGTTCATCGCTATGGACGAGCAGGTATATGTCATTGAGGTAAACCCGCGTTCTTCGAGAACCGTGCCATACATCAGCAAAGTAACCGGTATTCCGATCGTTGACCTTGCAACGAAAGTAATTATCGGTGATACTATCCGCGGACTTGGATATGAGCCGGGACTTGCACCGACCGCAGATTACATTGCAATCAAGATGCCGGTATTCTCCTTCGAGAAACTGCGTGGCGCTGAGATCTCCTTAGGACCGGAGATGAAATCAACCGGTGAGTGCCTTGGTATTGCAAAGACCTTCAACGAGGCTCTCTACAAAGCATTCCTCGGCGCAGGTGTGACTTTACCGAAATACAAACAGATGATCATGACCGTCAAAGATGCAGATAAGCCGGAAGCAGTCGGCGTTGCAAAACGTTTTGAGGCACTTGGCTACAAGATTTACGCAACCAGAAGTACCGCAAAATATTTACAGGAGCACGGCGTCAATGCACTTCGTGTCAACAAGATCTCCCAGGAGTCACCGAACGTTATGGACTTAATCTTAGGACATAAGATCGACCTTGTCATCGACACACCGACACAGGGAAATGGTGATAAGACCAGAGACGGATTCCTGATCCGGAGAAATGCAATCGAGACAGGTGTTTACTGTATCACAGCAATGGATACGGCAAATGCGTTGGCACGCAGCTTAGAGACTGCGACCGATGATCTGACACCGGTGGATATTGCGACCGTAAAGAACTTGTAG